In Chlorobiota bacterium, the sequence CACCGTTGATGATAGCATCCGCTTTACTTCAGGGACCGGTTTCTCGAAGGCGTTTGCGGTGAAAGGAGGGGTGATGTCCTCGGTGGATTTAACCACCGTCGCCCAGCCGGTTGTGACTACCCCTGGCATCCCATCCAACAACACCTACCGGGTGCAAGGGAAGTACCCATTTTTGATGTACTGCCACGTGATTACCAAGTTCGGCGCAGAAGCCTGGACCCCCTTGCCTGTGGAAGCCTGGGGAACGGAGTATTATGCCGCCACGCTCCAGGGGGACATTGTGGCCGATGCTACCGTTGGCAGCACCAAGATCAACAAGAAAAACAAGGCCGCCCCGGCGCAGATTATGGTGATTGCTGCAAACGACAACACCGTTGTGACGATCTACCCAAACGGGCAGATCCCTAGCAACCAAATGACCTTCCTGACCCTGATGGCCAACCAAGCCTACATTCTGGAAAGCTATGTTGACACGCTAACCGCCAATATCGGCACCGCCCAGCCGGACTTCGGCGGGTCGCGGATTAGTGCCACCAAACCAATTGCCGTCATCAGCGGAAACACCCGCACTTCGGTGACAAATTTTGAGGGGGGAATCTCCCAAAACACCTTCAAAAACATGATGGTGGAATGGCTGGCCCCGGCGGACCAGCATGGCACCGAGTTTGTCTATACCCCAACGTGGGACATCTACCGCATCACTGGGCAGACGAACGAAAACACCGACGGCAAACGCGCCTCGGAATTCATCCGGGTGTACGGAAGCTCCAAGGACACCACGCGGGGAATCTACCAGCAAACGCTTGGCGCGCAGAAAAACAACTTCTTCACGCTGAACAGCTACTTCAACGAGTTCCGCGTCACCGGCACGGCCCAGGCGGTGTATATCAAAACCGATAAGCCAGCGCAAGCCGTGATGAACTCAACAGCTGCGGTGAAGCTTACCAACAAACCATCAACCGGCGGCGGCGGATGGGGCGGGGGAACCACCATCACCGGCGCAAGTTTCGAGTCGGTCAGCACCTACATGGCCGATCTTATCCCCCGTGAGCAATGGGCCAGCTTCGCGCCATTCTATGTGGAAGCCCACCCCGGGGATATGCTCCATTACGTCAACGTCGTTGCCGATGCCAGCTTCGACGGCATGATCTACTACGGCAGCACCACAACCTCCGAACGCCCGTTTGTCTTCAATCGGGGCACCATCCCCAACACCACTCTGGTCTGGGGAACAATGACCGTTGACCCAGGTATCAGCTACTACGTTCGGGCCGAGCCGGGGGCAACCTTTACGGGACAGGTGTATGGGCTGGTAAAGGGGCTGGAATCGTTCAAGTCCGGCAGTGGTGGATCCAAAGGGAAGTACTTTGAACGGACCTCAATCGCCTATGGCTACCCCCTTGCTCCAATGCGCAAAGTGCTGAAGGTTGCCGACACACTGGAGATCACATCCCAGACCACGTGCAGCGAGCTATCGGTCAACATCCATACCCTCACGCTGGAGGCCGCCGGCCTCCGCTCAATCGTGATGAACGACAGCGCGGTCAACGCCAAAGTGGTTTTCAAGGAGCCAACCACTGCTTTCCAAATCGTTGGTATCCGCGACGCAAAAGTGAGCGTGGTGCCGATTGACCCCAGCAAGGATGCCTCGGGAACGTTGGTGATTAAGGACCGCACCGGCGCAGCAACGGAAATTCCTTACTCCTACTACGCCGAGCGCCTCACCATGCCGGCAATGCTTGATTTCGGAAAAATCCCGTTCGACTCCGCCCAGCACACCCAGCAGGTGGCGATCACCAACCCGCTGGGGCGCGATTTGAAGATCAGCCAGCTGAAATTTAGCCGTGGCAATCAAGGGTTTACGGTGGTCGGGACCGAGCCAGCAACGCTAACCTTGAAGCCTAACCAAACCGCAACCATCACCGTTGCGCACATGGCTCCGGCCAACGGCAAAGCCTACCGCGACACGCTCCAGCTGCTGACCGAGTGCTCCGAGTTCCGCTTGCCAGTCTCCTCCGTCACTGCCGACCCATTGCTACGCATGGGGGATTTGGATTTTGGCGAGGTCTATGTGGATGCCTCCAAAGTGCTGCCACTTGAGCTGTGCAACGTTGGGGCCGATACCGTGAAGTTTACGTCGGGGGGTGGGTTCCCGGTTGTCAGCATCGAGCAAGGGTTTGATATTCCTCAAGGGGATATGAACAAGCTGCGCTCCGCAAAACTTGGCCCGAACCAATGCGTGACCATCAATGTGGTCTTCAACCCGAAGGATAGCGGAACCTTCCGCACCACGGCCAAGTTTTTGGTGAACACCACACGCTACCGTGACACCTCCCACTGGACCGGCAAGGCCGTCTTCAAGGATGTGGACACCACCAGCAGTGTTGGCCTAAGCAGCAACGTTGCCGGATATCTGCTTCGGCAGAACGACCCGAACCCCTTTGCCGCGCAAACACGAATCCAATTCACTGTAGGGAAGAGCGGGCACACAACGGTGGAAATCTTCAACACACGCGGCGCGCTGGTGGCCACGCTGATGGATGCCGAGCTTTCCGAAGGCTCCTACCAACTCACCTGGGATGCCGCATCGCTTCCCGCCGGAACCTACTACTTCCGCGTCACCAGCGGACGCTGGAGCGACAGCCGCACGATGCTGCTGCAACGGTAAAAAAGGGGAGGAGTGGGGTGGCATTTCCACTGCGAAGAAATGAGCAAGTAGAAATGGCCAGATGGAGATGACCAATTATCAAAGCGGCGGCCTTCATTCCAATGAAGGCCGCCGCTGGTTGTTTAGGGAAGGATTGATGCGCTGGCCACTTGGCCAATCAACGCCATGTCACCATGCTGCTTCAATCGCTTTGCGGAAGGTGGCTTCGTCGCGCCCACCAACCATGGTGTTGACGATCTCCCCATTGCGGTTCACCACAAACGTTGTGGGGACCCCACGAATCCCGCCATACGCCTGCTCCAACGTCTGCTCGTCGTCGGCAATCACCAGCGGGTAGGCAATCCCGTTCTTCTGGGCAAAGCTGTTGACGTGTTCCACCACGGACCCGCCCCCGGGGGCTTGCTCGTTCACATTCACCCCAATAATCTCGAACCCTTTGGGGCCAAGCTCCGTCCGCAGTTTTACAAGGTCCGGAAGCTCGCGTCGGCAGGGGGGGCACCATGTTCCCCAAAAATTCACCAGCACCACCTTCCCTTTGTATTCTTCCAGCGAATGCTCCTTCCCGTCGCTTCCCATCCATGTGAAGTTTGCTGCGGCCTTCCCTTCCTTCTTTTGAACGCTCTTCAATGGCGAGACGTTGGCCACCGCTCCAGACGTTGGTGCGGGTGCGGGTGGCGGGGGCTGCGTGGTTGCGGCGGGGGGCGTGGCTTCGTTGCGGGTTAGCGCGCCATCGGTTTTGCTTGACTTGCAGCCGGCCACCGCCAGCGTGGCAACGGCCGCTGCAAGAAAGATGCGTGATGTCATTGTTCTGGATTGTTGTTGAGTTTGAAACGCTGAGTTGATTGAAAATCTGAGTTTGAAGAAATGGTGCTTGGATGCGGATCCAAGCACCAGCAGAAGGGGGGGGATGAAGTCAGTCGCGTACTCCATCTCCCACCGTTTTCACCACTTCGCCAGTTGCTGAAGCTGGTCGCTGGGGACGTTCGCGGCGATTGCAATCGCAAGGTCGCCGTGCTTCCCAACGGTAATGGATTGATCGGTGCGGGAAGCCTCCATGATCTTCTCCCCAGCCTCCATCTTCTGGCTGGCATCCTGCGTCACGTAGAAGGGCCTCCCTTGCTGAAGCACGCTCCACGGTATCTGGAAAATGTACATCGTCCGTTCGCCGGAGCGGTACACAAGGTGTGCCACCGCAAGGTCGCCATGCTTGCTGACGAATCCCCCCGCCAATGCCAGCGGCGTTGTTGGAAATTTCACCGGATAGGCCACCCCCTCCTCCGTGAAGAACTCCGCCAACTCCTCCTTGCTCTCGGTTTCCATTGCGGGCTTCACCTTCCCGTTGATAATGGCCCCGAAGTTTGTGGCGGCGGCATTGAAGAAATTCAGCGAGGGGAGCGGCTTCGCGTTCGGGGTTGACGCGCTGGTGGGGGACTGAATTGGAAGCGTTGTGGAGGGCTGCTGGCCACGGCTTATCAGCATCACCACCCCAGCCAGGACCAACCCCACCGCCGCCAACATCCCCGCCATTGCCACAGGTGATGAAGTTTTAGGCTCGGGGATAGATGCTGCCGAATCGGCCACAACAGCGGGCTGGACCTTGCCACTGGTGGCTGTTGCCGCAAGCCCTGGCGTTGCGGAAAAGGTTCCTATCTGCCGCGGCGTTTCTGGGGGCGGTTCGGTGGCCGTGTGCTCGGCTACTTTCATCCGTGCGGAAAGCTCGCGCTCGAACGTCGTTCGGCAGTCGTCGCAGGGGGCTTCGGTTGGGCTGGGCTGGGCGCCATCGGGGTGCGCTTCCACCCATGTTGCAATCTGGTCGTGAAATTCTTTGGCGGTCACGGTTGGTTCTGTTGCTGGCTTTTGTTGCTGAAGGATGTGTGCTTGGCGCACGCGGCTGGATATGCAAATTTCCGGCAAAAGTACAGAACTGCTGGGAAAGCCTTGCGGGGCGGTGCTCCCCGGCAGAAGCAACAGTCCGTTTGGATTGAAGGGGGCGCGGGGAATGCAATGGAGCAAATCCGCCACCTGCCTGTATATTGCGCCGCGAAAAGCCAGCCAAACCGATCACCGGCCCATACCTGAATGTTTGTCGGACGCGAAGACGAAATCCATCGAATCCATCAATGCTTTGCCACCCCGGTCCATCCCACCGATGCGGTGGGCGCGGAACCAGCATCCATCATCGCAATGTACGGGCTGTTTGGCGCGGGGAAAACCACACTGCTGCGGCGGATCCGGCGGATGATTGAAAAGGAGCGGCTGGCCGATGCCATGTTCGTCGTCAACGAAGACGTCAACACCACCTCGCTTCCGGAATTCGTCTATCACCTTGCCACCGGATTTATCTCCCTTGACGCAGCGATCCCCCGCTTTTACATTGACGAGACCGATGCCCGCCGCCGCCGCTACTTGCAAATAATGGGGCGATTGGGGGCCGACACCATGCCGCTGCTGACCAAGCTCCGCGCCGAACTTCACCATCAATCCAGCCACCCAACTGCCGAGGGAACGGCGATCGAGTCGGAACTGCTGATGCTGGAGCACGCCGTGAAAAACCAGTTCAACAACCCCGACGACCAGCGGCTAACGCTGAACACCGGGAACGTCCTGGCCGAGTCGTTCATCGTGGACCTGATGAACACGATGTTCCCCCTATCCGACGACATCGAATCGCTTGGTGCATACCTGCAAACCGGGCAAACACCAAAGCGGATTGTGATTGTGATTGATACGTTCGAGAAAATCACGCCGCTGCTGAACCCGTGGCTGCTGGAATCCCTGCTCCCATATCTCTACGAAAAACGATTCGGCGATTTCCATTCCTACCGAACCCCGTACCTGCCAGCAGGAACCTTCGTGCGGGAGTTCTTCGACGTCCGGTTTGTGATTGCCGGGCGCGAACGCTTGTCGCTGACCGATCTGGAACGCCGCTGGGACCGCTATCGCGAGGCGTTGGTGGAAATCCCGATTGGCCCATTTACCCGCGACGAACTTGCGGAGTTTCTGCGGCTGAATGGATTCAAACCGGAAGACGTTGCCGAGCGGGTGATTGAGCTTACGCAGGGGCTTCCCTACCTTGTCACCTTGTGGGCCGATGCCGCACGCGCCAGCAGCGAAGGGGCCGAGCAATCGTTTGTGAACGCCCTGGCCGAGCAGCGGATTTTTTGGTACAAAACCGACGAGCAACGGGAATGGATCCGCGCCGCTGCCTTCCTTGATTGGTTCGATGCCGACGCGCTCCGCTGCTTCCCAGCGGTTGGCCACGATGCCGAGCGGGCTTTTGAGTATCTGCGTAACTCCAGCGAGGTTTCGCGCCCAAGCGTTTCCATGCCCGGGAAGTACGAGCTGCATGGGATCATCCGCGACGCGCTTCGCCAGGCCACGTTCCAGCAAAGCAGCGAGCGGGGCCAGGCGTTTGTGGAATCGGCAACCGCGTTTGCGAACGCTTGGGGAGTGCTTTCGCGGTTTGACTTTGTGGAGCGCGATCTGCTTCGCCGCCTTGCGTTCTTTGCTTGGTTCGATAGCGAAGCAATCCGCCGATACTGCGGCGGGCAGGCGCACCGGGTGAGGGCCATGCTGGACACCGCCCCCGATCTGTTCCTGCCAACCAACGGAACCGGGCACCGGCTTTCCGCCGACGCGGCCCAGGTGCTGGAACGCTACAACCGCCGCGTGGAGATTGGAACCTACCAGCAACGGCTGCAAGAAGTGGAAGCAATATGGCAGGAACGGAAAAGTGAGTTGGAGCAGCAGGCCCAAGAACTTCAGCAGCGATTGGCGAAGGTGGAGGAGGAGCTTCGGATGAAAAGCGCGGAGCGGAGGATGAAAGCGGAACTCCACCAATCAACACGGGGGACGATGGGGGTGCTGGAATCCGATCTGCAAACCGCACGGAAACGCCGCCGCCAGGGCCTGACCGACCGCGAAGCAGTGATTGCGCGGACCAGTTTCTTCTTTATGGTGCTTTGCTTCCTTGCCTTCCTGAGCGTCCGCTCAACCCCGATTGACCCGGCAACGCAGGAACTTGTCCGCTCCGCAGCGTTGGCGCTGACGCTTCTGTTCACCTTCGTTTTCACGCTGATGCTGGGGCGGATTCTGTACTTGCGCAGCCGCAAAAAGGAGCTGCGCGACTTGCGCGAAGATGAGGTAAGCACCGAGGATCGCCTATCCAGCAAGCGGTATGAGCTTCACACGCTTGGGGCCGAAGCGGAGATTGCCGAGCGTGCTATTGCCGCGCTAGAAGAAAAGCGCGCACAGCTGCGGAAGGAGATCGAAGAGCGGCAGCGATTGCTGCAACTCCCCTACGTGTGATGCCTTTGGTTATCGGAGGTAGCGGCCCCGACCTCCGTCGGGGCCCAGTCAGATGGCGCCGAAGGCTAAAGACCTTCGGCTACCTTTAAGAGGGGGGTAGCGGCCCCGACCTCCGTCGGGGTTGATAACAGGTCTTTAGCCTGCCGAGTTAGATGACGCCGAAGGCTAAAGACCTTCGGCTACCTTTAAGAAGTGGGTAGCGGCCCCGACCTCCGTCGGGGTTGATAACAGACGGGGTAGCGGCCCCGACCTCCGTCGGGGCCCAGTCAGATGGCGCCGAAGGCTAAAGACCTTCGGCTACCTTTAAGAGGGGGGTAGCGGCCCCGACCTCCGTCGGGGTTGATAACAGGTCTTTAGCCTGCCGAGTTAGATGGCACCGAAGGCTAAAGACCTTCGGCTACCTTTAAGAAGTGGGTAGCGGCCCCGACCTCCGTCGGGGTTGATAACAGACGGGGTAGCGGCAGGTCTTTAGCCTGCCGAGTCTTCTTTAGCCTGCCCAGATAGAGAAGATAACGTCGAAGGCTAAAGACCTTCGGCTACCTTTAAGAAGTGGGTAGCGGCCCCGACCTCTGTCGGGGCCAAGTCGCCGAAGGCTAAAGACCTTCGGCTACCTTGAGAATAGCCGCCGAAGGCATTCTGGCGGGTAATTCCTCTAACTATATTTGCCGACATGAACTCCGAATATTTCTCGCAAGCCCCGGCGACGCTGGTGCTGATTGGCGTGACTGTGGCCATCAGCCTGTTGGGATGGAGCCGCCCTTCGTGGTGGCGATACATGGCGTTGGAACCGCACCACATGTGGACCAATCATCAATATCACCCGGTCGTCACCAGCGGGTTCCTTCATGGCGATGGAATGCACCTGCTGTTCAATATGCTGACGATGTTCTTTTTTGGCATGCCGCTAGAGGTGACGATTGGCTCGCAGAACTTACTATTAGTCTATTTCATCAGCTTGATCGTCGGGAACTTGTACCCGTACTTCAAGTACCGCCAACAGATTGACTACGTTGCGATTGGGGCCTCGGGAGCGGTTTCGGGGGTGTTGTTCTCGTATATCCTGTTCTATCCGCTGTCAACCATCTACGTGTTCATGTACATTCCGATGCCGGCGGTGCTGTATGCCCTGCTGTTCGTTGGTTACTCCATCTACGCCATGCGAAATCGGAACGACAACGTGGGCCACGAAGCGCACCTTGCCGGCGCGGGCGCGGGCATTGTTGCCACGCTGGTCCTTGTTCCGCAGGTGATTGAGGTTATCGCAAACCACTTCTGATAGCTATTCTTTGATGTCCCTTTCACGCCGCATCGTTTCCGTGATTCCACAGCTTGTGTGGTGGGTTGGGGCTGGGGTGATTGTTGCCGCCGGGCTGCTTCTGTTCGGGACGTTCTGGGGCGATTCCACTATCTATCTCCCCTACGCCCGAAGCATTGCCCACGGCGATTTCTTCAGCTACAACCCGGGCGAATTTTCCTCCGGCAGCACCTCTCCGCTCTGGGCCGCCTTGCTATCAATCCCATACC encodes:
- a CDS encoding T9SS type A sorting domain-containing protein, with the translated sequence MRKVSNMRYPLLAIAAMLLIATGLHSQTPSLAFDEFQGGSTYIIAFPDTVANVNDAANAYQMQDKFLVYLYSTVDDSIRFTSGTGFSKAFAVKGGVMSSVDLTTVAQPVVTTPGIPSNNTYRVQGKYPFLMYCHVITKFGAEAWTPLPVEAWGTEYYAATLQGDIVADATVGSTKINKKNKAAPAQIMVIAANDNTVVTIYPNGQIPSNQMTFLTLMANQAYILESYVDTLTANIGTAQPDFGGSRISATKPIAVISGNTRTSVTNFEGGISQNTFKNMMVEWLAPADQHGTEFVYTPTWDIYRITGQTNENTDGKRASEFIRVYGSSKDTTRGIYQQTLGAQKNNFFTLNSYFNEFRVTGTAQAVYIKTDKPAQAVMNSTAAVKLTNKPSTGGGGWGGGTTITGASFESVSTYMADLIPREQWASFAPFYVEAHPGDMLHYVNVVADASFDGMIYYGSTTTSERPFVFNRGTIPNTTLVWGTMTVDPGISYYVRAEPGATFTGQVYGLVKGLESFKSGSGGSKGKYFERTSIAYGYPLAPMRKVLKVADTLEITSQTTCSELSVNIHTLTLEAAGLRSIVMNDSAVNAKVVFKEPTTAFQIVGIRDAKVSVVPIDPSKDASGTLVIKDRTGAATEIPYSYYAERLTMPAMLDFGKIPFDSAQHTQQVAITNPLGRDLKISQLKFSRGNQGFTVVGTEPATLTLKPNQTATITVAHMAPANGKAYRDTLQLLTECSEFRLPVSSVTADPLLRMGDLDFGEVYVDASKVLPLELCNVGADTVKFTSGGGFPVVSIEQGFDIPQGDMNKLRSAKLGPNQCVTINVVFNPKDSGTFRTTAKFLVNTTRYRDTSHWTGKAVFKDVDTTSSVGLSSNVAGYLLRQNDPNPFAAQTRIQFTVGKSGHTTVEIFNTRGALVATLMDAELSEGSYQLTWDAASLPAGTYYFRVTSGRWSDSRTMLLQR
- a CDS encoding TlpA family protein disulfide reductase, coding for MTSRIFLAAAVATLAVAGCKSSKTDGALTRNEATPPAATTQPPPPAPAPTSGAVANVSPLKSVQKKEGKAAANFTWMGSDGKEHSLEEYKGKVVLVNFWGTWCPPCRRELPDLVKLRTELGPKGFEIIGVNVNEQAPGGGSVVEHVNSFAQKNGIAYPLVIADDEQTLEQAYGGIRGVPTTFVVNRNGEIVNTMVGGRDEATFRKAIEAAW
- a CDS encoding AAA family ATPase; its protein translation is MFVGREDEIHRIHQCFATPVHPTDAVGAEPASIIAMYGLFGAGKTTLLRRIRRMIEKERLADAMFVVNEDVNTTSLPEFVYHLATGFISLDAAIPRFYIDETDARRRRYLQIMGRLGADTMPLLTKLRAELHHQSSHPTAEGTAIESELLMLEHAVKNQFNNPDDQRLTLNTGNVLAESFIVDLMNTMFPLSDDIESLGAYLQTGQTPKRIVIVIDTFEKITPLLNPWLLESLLPYLYEKRFGDFHSYRTPYLPAGTFVREFFDVRFVIAGRERLSLTDLERRWDRYREALVEIPIGPFTRDELAEFLRLNGFKPEDVAERVIELTQGLPYLVTLWADAARASSEGAEQSFVNALAEQRIFWYKTDEQREWIRAAAFLDWFDADALRCFPAVGHDAERAFEYLRNSSEVSRPSVSMPGKYELHGIIRDALRQATFQQSSERGQAFVESATAFANAWGVLSRFDFVERDLLRRLAFFAWFDSEAIRRYCGGQAHRVRAMLDTAPDLFLPTNGTGHRLSADAAQVLERYNRRVEIGTYQQRLQEVEAIWQERKSELEQQAQELQQRLAKVEEELRMKSAERRMKAELHQSTRGTMGVLESDLQTARKRRRQGLTDREAVIARTSFFFMVLCFLAFLSVRSTPIDPATQELVRSAALALTLLFTFVFTLMLGRILYLRSRKKELRDLREDEVSTEDRLSSKRYELHTLGAEAEIAERAIAALEEKRAQLRKEIEERQRLLQLPYV
- a CDS encoding rhomboid family intramembrane serine protease, with protein sequence MNSEYFSQAPATLVLIGVTVAISLLGWSRPSWWRYMALEPHHMWTNHQYHPVVTSGFLHGDGMHLLFNMLTMFFFGMPLEVTIGSQNLLLVYFISLIVGNLYPYFKYRQQIDYVAIGASGAVSGVLFSYILFYPLSTIYVFMYIPMPAVLYALLFVGYSIYAMRNRNDNVGHEAHLAGAGAGIVATLVLVPQVIEVIANHF